From a region of the Coffea arabica cultivar ET-39 chromosome 3e, Coffea Arabica ET-39 HiFi, whole genome shotgun sequence genome:
- the LOC113736390 gene encoding uncharacterized protein has product MDESWRMRMGMPTTTKTGLKHNPPPRRSTEDTSYRQTSESPLLDPEDFNDVFGGPPRTVMSRQFPSNEYFPRSSSTSSFYEEIFRPPENVVPAPAPVRSGRNLPEFRIPAEKGARRSNQFEGFYGDIFGWNEEDSKRSRSRTRSRSKSKTSTSSVLSSEELSPLRPAIGGGELGDEDVSFFASRLRPLNVPRRWTSNTAIHEELQEQQSMSAFVSCGPSYDAEFDYNENFRGSNFRFCRRNPSPETISLEPNSYRSLKVSADDLEHHNSPSSVISSLCQDQEAVDVVANRTEDQMSREQAMEQDEDEVVSSYVIEINAGNREWAEEAVGVDDAIAWAKEKFQTCCSEDMLGADQISDGHKDVNESTHVAGDEEQDTWTNAEQKRELGTDMEMELLNEKIRLWSTGKEADIRLLLSTLHHILWPDSGWLAVPLTNLIESSHVKKAYQKARLILHPDKLQQRGASFPQKYVAEKAFPILQDAWAAFVSQDVFCT; this is encoded by the exons ATGGACGAGTCATGGAGAATGAGAATGGGAATgccaacaacaacaaaaacaggaCTGAAGCACAATCCCCCTCCCCGGCGATCCACCGAGGACACTTCCTACCGGCAAACCTCTGAAAGCCCTCTTCTAGACCCTGAAGACTTCAACGACGTGTTTGGTGGGCCGCCTCGGACAGTCATGTCACGGCAATTTCCCAGCAATGAGTATTTTCCCCGGTCATCCTCGACTTCTTCTTTCTACGAAGAGATTTTCAGGCCACCCGAGAATGTGGTTCCGGCACCAGCACCGGTGAGGAGTGGCCGGAACTTGCCGGAATTCAGGATTCCAGCTGAAAAGGGTGCAAGGAGGAGTAATCAGTTTGAGGGCTTTTATGGCGATATTTTTGGGTGGAATGAAGAGGATTCGAAGAGGTCGAGGTCACGGACGAGGTCAAGGTCTAAGTCCAAGACCAGCACATCGTCGGTGTTGAGTTCGGAGGAGTTGAGCCCTTTACGGCCGGCCATTGGAGGTGGTGAATTGGGTGATGAGGATGTTTCATTTTTTGCTTCCAGGCTGAG GCCATTAAATGTCCCAAGAAGATGGACTTCAAACACAGCCATCCATGAGGAGCTTCAAGAGCAGCAGTCCATGTCAGCATTTGTGTCCTGCGGCCCTTCTTATGATGCTGAGTTTGATTACAATGAGAACTTCAGAGGCTCTAATTTCAGATTCTGTCGAAGGAATCCATCCCCTGAAACAATTAGTCTTGAACCGAACTCATACCGTAGTCTAAAAGTGTCAGCAGATGATTTAGAGCACCACAACTCACCATCGTCAGTTATTTCTTCCCTCTGTCAAGACCAGGAGGCAGTTGATGTAGTAGCCAACAGAACTGAGGATCAGATGTCGCGAGAGCAAGCCATGgagcaagatgaagatgaagttgTGAGCTCTTATGTCATTGAAATTAATGCTGGAAACAGGGAATGGGCTGAGGAAGCAGTTGGTGTTGATGATGCTATTGCTTGGGCAAAAGAGAAGTTTCAAACATGTTGTTCAGAAGACATGCTTGGTGCAGATCAAATTTCAGATGGACATAAAGATGTCAATGAATCAACGCATGTTGCAGGG GATGAAGAACAAGATACATGGACAAATGCAGAACAGAAACGAGAATTAGGGACAGAT ATGGAAATGGAGCTACTAAATGAAAAGATAAGGTTGTGGTCTACTGGAAAAGAAGCAGATATTCGATTGCTGCTCTCAACTCTGCATCAT ATATTGTGGCCTGACAGTGGCTGGTTAGCAGTACCATTAACAAATCTGATAGAAAGTTCACATGTCAAGAAGGCTTATCAGAAAGCTAGACTTATTCTGCACCCTGACAAATTGCAACAAAGAGGAGCATCATTCCCCCAAAAATATGTTGCAGAAAAGGCATTTCCCATCCTCCAG GATGCATGGGCTGCATTTGTATCTCAAGATGTCTTTTGCACTTGA